A genome region from Anopheles stephensi strain Indian chromosome 2, UCI_ANSTEP_V1.0, whole genome shotgun sequence includes the following:
- the LOC118504519 gene encoding uncharacterized protein LOC118504519 isoform X2, producing MDSGMTLEAVPEQNPIEDAANTTGYMDAESGSLVDATKTAIIHTPVQPYSFRDVEDGIEPYGADLTKDIRAWFDDFEGVAKMALWSEDQMFIMCRRKMVGIARSFLATEKTLSSYPVLRSKLIKEFEKIVRSGDVHRRLMARRKTHKETMLEYVYEMQRIARDADIDECSLIEYIVDGVTHETRMRASLYRTSNMTELKQELLFLERAEAKRTSEKSVTRVEPRNQRKCYNCGDVGHEAKKCVKEENPKKCFECDGVGHRARECDSRTKGPKCYSCGERGHVSNSCPRNRNRHNPGNTNLVSSENSGTVDMRIGQYYFKTLFDTGSEYSLLQYSVMNKIGSLLLAKTDMVFNGFGGKKTKALGRVETEVCIDGQNYPVMSFYVVPDNSSVYEVILGRDALCAMDALVTAEGVKIKPRVSENQEQCDVLCANALTINGANEVSIHHQYRNETEHRPGKNLKHVDCLSRYPLSVMNIAADVSVRIRENQLKDDQLKAIMAVLEKAKYDPYKMKNGLLHRAVEGQDLLVVPRLMERQIISDAHNAGHIGVQKMMHGIRQKFWIPHLEMKVRQHIGNCVPCILHNKKLGLKEGYLSPIPKGDVPLHTLHMDHVGPMDTTAKQYRYILTIVDSFSKFVWLYPTRTTTAEEVLRKLECWSAVFGNPTRIITDRGSAFTSNTFAAHVQNQGIEHIVSTTGVPRGNGQAERVNRTAIEMLAKLSTEDPSKWFKWVNRVQRAINAYYHSTTGKTPFELMFGVKMKNSSDDQLREIINKEWYEYHDNVRQELRKDARIAIEQAQRRYKDQFDKKRKPASGYKLGELVAIKRTQFVAGKKLASEYLGPYEIMHVNRNGRYRVRKVGLGEGPLETSTSEDNMRLWAYALTAEEGDDEDQGSDFNQDDRM from the exons ATGGATTCCGGAATGACGTTAGAAGCCGTTCCCGAACAAAATCCCATCGAAGATGCCGCGAACACAACGGGCTATATGGATGCGGAAAGCGGATCGCTAGTAGACGCGACAAAAACGGCCATAATCCATACACCAGTGCAGCCATACTCATTCCGAGATGTGGAGGACGGAATTGAGCCCTATGGAGCGGATTTGACAAAGGATATTAGAGCGTGGTTCGACGATTTTGAGGGTGTCGCAAAAATGGCACTGTGGTCCGAAGACCAAATGTTCATCATGTGTCGACGTAAGATGGTGGGCATTGCGAGAAGTTTCCTGGCGACGGAAAAAACTTTATCATCCTACCCGGTGTTACGATCTAAACTGATAAAGGAATTCGAAAAGATAGTACGCTCGGGTGATGTTCATAGAAGGCTTATGGCTCGACGGAAAACGCATAAGGAAACTATGCTTGAGTACGTATATGAAATGCAACGCATAGCTCGTGACGCCGATATTGACGAATGCAGCCTAATCGAATACATCGTGGACGGCGTGACCCATGAAACAAGAATGCGTGCGTCACTGTATCGAACGAGCAACATGACCGAGCTAAAGCAGGAATTGTTATTCCTTGAAAGAGCAGAAGCCAAAAGAACATCGGAAAAGAGTGTTACGCGAGTTGAACCAAGAAATCAACGAAAATGTTACAATTGTGGCGATGTCGGACATGAAGCTAAGAAGTGTgttaaagaagaaaacccgaaaaaatgcttcgagtgtgatggtgttggtcATCGAGCAAGGGAATGTGATTCTCGAACAAAAGGACCGAAATGTTATTCGTGCGGTGAGCGCGGCCACGTGTCGAACAGTTGTCCAAGAAATCGAAACAGGCACAATCCTGGGAATACGAACCTCGTTTCGAGTGAAAATAGTGGAACTGTTGACATGCGCATCGGGCAATACTATTTCAAAACGCTTTTTGACACCGGCAGCGAATACAGTTTGTTACAATACAGTGTTATGAACAAAATCGGTAGCCTATTGTTGGCAAAGACCGACATGGTATTCAACGGTTTtggtgggaaaaaaacaaaggcatTGGGTCGGGTAGAAACCGAAGTGTGTATCGACGGGCAAAATTATCCGGTAATGTCTTTTTATGTGGTCCCAGACAATAGCAGTGTTTACGAAGTGATTTTGGGAAGGGATGCGTTGTGTGCGATGGACGCCTTGGTAACTGCGGAGGGcgttaaaataaaaccaagaGTGAGCGAGAATCAGGAACAATGCGATGTGTTGTGTGCGAATGCCTTGACGATAAACGGCGCAAATGAAGTATCAATACATCATCAGTATCGGAATGAG ACAGAACATCGGCCCGGAAAAAATTTAAAGCATGTGGATTGCTTGAGTCGATATCCGTTGAGTGTAATGAATATTGCAGCTGATGTGTCGGTGCGGATTAgagaaaatcaattaaaagacGATCAGTTGAAAGCAATCATGGCTGTGTTAGAGAAAGCAAAGTACGATCCttacaaaatgaaaaacggTCTATTACATCGAGCTGTGGAAGGGCAAGACTTGTTGGTGGTTCCGCGTCTGATGGAAAGGCAGATAATATCAGATGCTCACAACGCAGGTCACATTGGAGTACAAAAGATGATGCATGGTATAAGACAAAAGTTTTGGATCCCTCATTTGGAGATGAAGGTGCGACAACACATTGGCAATTGTGTTCCGTGTATTTTGCACAATAAAAAGCTTGGATTGAAGGAGGGTTACTTGAGTCCTATTCCGAAAGGGGACGTGCCTTTGCACACACTTCATATGGACCACGTAGGCCCCATGGATACCACAGCGAAACAATACAGGTATATTCTAACAATAGTTGATAGTTTTTCTAAATTTGTTTGGTTATACCCCACACGTACTACAACTGCTGAGGAAGTACTACGGAAACTGGAGTGTTGGTCAGCCGTGTTTGGAAATCCGACAAGGATTATCACCGATAGAGGATCAGCGTTCACGTCCAATACGTTTGCTGCGCACGTTCAGAACCAGGGTATCGAGCACATCGTTTCTACTACCGGAGTGCCACGGGGAAATGGACAAGCGGAGCGAGTTAACCGGACGGCTATAGAAATGCTGGCGAAACTATCGACAGAAGATCCGTCAAAATGGTTTAAGTGGGTGAACCGAGTGCAACGTGCGATAAATGCGTATTATCATTCAACAACGGGCAAAACACCGTTTGAACTGATGTTTGGcgtgaagatgaaaaatagcagtgATGATCAGCTGagggaaattataaataaagaatGGTATGAATATCATGATAACGTAAGGCAGGAATTGCGAAAAGACGCTCGTATTGCTATAGAACAAGCGCAGCGGCGCTACAAGGATCAATTCGATAAGAAACGAAAACCTGCGTCAGGGTATAAGCTAGGAGAGTTGGTAGCTATCAAACGAACGCAATTTGTTGCTGGTAAGAAACTTGCCAGCGAATACTTGGGTCCCTACGAAATTATGCATGTAAACCGCAACGGGCGGTATCGCGTTAGGAAAGTAGGACTTGGCGAAGGACCGCTAGAGACGAGTACAAGTGAAGATAATATGAGGCTATGGGCTTATGCGTTAACAGCAGAAGAGGGAGATGATGAAGATCAAGGGTCTGACTTCAATCAGGACGACCGGatgtaa
- the LOC118504519 gene encoding uncharacterized protein LOC118504519 isoform X1 has protein sequence MDSGMTLEAVPEQNPIEDAANTTGYMDAESGSLVDATKTAIIHTPVQPYSFRDVEDGIEPYGADLTKDIRAWFDDFEGVAKMALWSEDQMFIMCRRKMVGIARSFLATEKTLSSYPVLRSKLIKEFEKIVRSGDVHRRLMARRKTHKETMLEYVYEMQRIARDADIDECSLIEYIVDGVTHETRMRASLYRTSNMTELKQELLFLERAEAKRTSEKSVTRVEPRNQRKCYNCGDVGHEAKKCVKEENPKKCFECDGVGHRARECDSRTKGPKCYSCGERGHVSNSCPRNRNRHNPGNTNLVSSENSGTVDMRIGQYYFKTLFDTGSEYSLLQYSVMNKIGSLLLAKTDMVFNGFGGKKTKALGRVETEVCIDGQNYPVMSFYVVPDNSSVYEVILGRDALCAMDALVTAEGVKIKPRVSENQEQCDVLCANALTINGANEVSIHHQYRNEIGQMIEDFKDKEKTNSKWSCKSPVELEIVPDGQIMPFRHAPSRLPFVQEQAVNKQDDQLKAIMAVLEKAKYDPYKMKNGLLHRAVEGQDLLVVPRLMERQIISDAHNAGHIGVQKMMHGIRQKFWIPHLEMKVRQHIGNCVPCILHNKKLGLKEGYLSPIPKGDVPLHTLHMDHVGPMDTTAKQYRYILTIVDSFSKFVWLYPTRTTTAEEVLRKLECWSAVFGNPTRIITDRGSAFTSNTFAAHVQNQGIEHIVSTTGVPRGNGQAERVNRTAIEMLAKLSTEDPSKWFKWVNRVQRAINAYYHSTTGKTPFELMFGVKMKNSSDDQLREIINKEWYEYHDNVRQELRKDARIAIEQAQRRYKDQFDKKRKPASGYKLGELVAIKRTQFVAGKKLASEYLGPYEIMHVNRNGRYRVRKVGLGEGPLETSTSEDNMRLWAYALTAEEGDDEDQGSDFNQDDRM, from the exons ATGGATTCCGGAATGACGTTAGAAGCCGTTCCCGAACAAAATCCCATCGAAGATGCCGCGAACACAACGGGCTATATGGATGCGGAAAGCGGATCGCTAGTAGACGCGACAAAAACGGCCATAATCCATACACCAGTGCAGCCATACTCATTCCGAGATGTGGAGGACGGAATTGAGCCCTATGGAGCGGATTTGACAAAGGATATTAGAGCGTGGTTCGACGATTTTGAGGGTGTCGCAAAAATGGCACTGTGGTCCGAAGACCAAATGTTCATCATGTGTCGACGTAAGATGGTGGGCATTGCGAGAAGTTTCCTGGCGACGGAAAAAACTTTATCATCCTACCCGGTGTTACGATCTAAACTGATAAAGGAATTCGAAAAGATAGTACGCTCGGGTGATGTTCATAGAAGGCTTATGGCTCGACGGAAAACGCATAAGGAAACTATGCTTGAGTACGTATATGAAATGCAACGCATAGCTCGTGACGCCGATATTGACGAATGCAGCCTAATCGAATACATCGTGGACGGCGTGACCCATGAAACAAGAATGCGTGCGTCACTGTATCGAACGAGCAACATGACCGAGCTAAAGCAGGAATTGTTATTCCTTGAAAGAGCAGAAGCCAAAAGAACATCGGAAAAGAGTGTTACGCGAGTTGAACCAAGAAATCAACGAAAATGTTACAATTGTGGCGATGTCGGACATGAAGCTAAGAAGTGTgttaaagaagaaaacccgaaaaaatgcttcgagtgtgatggtgttggtcATCGAGCAAGGGAATGTGATTCTCGAACAAAAGGACCGAAATGTTATTCGTGCGGTGAGCGCGGCCACGTGTCGAACAGTTGTCCAAGAAATCGAAACAGGCACAATCCTGGGAATACGAACCTCGTTTCGAGTGAAAATAGTGGAACTGTTGACATGCGCATCGGGCAATACTATTTCAAAACGCTTTTTGACACCGGCAGCGAATACAGTTTGTTACAATACAGTGTTATGAACAAAATCGGTAGCCTATTGTTGGCAAAGACCGACATGGTATTCAACGGTTTtggtgggaaaaaaacaaaggcatTGGGTCGGGTAGAAACCGAAGTGTGTATCGACGGGCAAAATTATCCGGTAATGTCTTTTTATGTGGTCCCAGACAATAGCAGTGTTTACGAAGTGATTTTGGGAAGGGATGCGTTGTGTGCGATGGACGCCTTGGTAACTGCGGAGGGcgttaaaataaaaccaagaGTGAGCGAGAATCAGGAACAATGCGATGTGTTGTGTGCGAATGCCTTGACGATAAACGGCGCAAATGAAGTATCAATACATCATCAGTATCGGAATGAGATAGGGCAAATGATCGAGGATTTCAAAGATAAGGAGAAAACCAACTCGAAATGGTCATGTAAAAGTCCGGTTGAACTGGAAATTGTTCCCGATGGACAAATAATGCCATTTAGGCATGCGCCCAGCAGGCTGCCTTTCGTGCAGGAACAAGCAGTAAACAAACAA gacGATCAGTTGAAAGCAATCATGGCTGTGTTAGAGAAAGCAAAGTACGATCCttacaaaatgaaaaacggTCTATTACATCGAGCTGTGGAAGGGCAAGACTTGTTGGTGGTTCCGCGTCTGATGGAAAGGCAGATAATATCAGATGCTCACAACGCAGGTCACATTGGAGTACAAAAGATGATGCATGGTATAAGACAAAAGTTTTGGATCCCTCATTTGGAGATGAAGGTGCGACAACACATTGGCAATTGTGTTCCGTGTATTTTGCACAATAAAAAGCTTGGATTGAAGGAGGGTTACTTGAGTCCTATTCCGAAAGGGGACGTGCCTTTGCACACACTTCATATGGACCACGTAGGCCCCATGGATACCACAGCGAAACAATACAGGTATATTCTAACAATAGTTGATAGTTTTTCTAAATTTGTTTGGTTATACCCCACACGTACTACAACTGCTGAGGAAGTACTACGGAAACTGGAGTGTTGGTCAGCCGTGTTTGGAAATCCGACAAGGATTATCACCGATAGAGGATCAGCGTTCACGTCCAATACGTTTGCTGCGCACGTTCAGAACCAGGGTATCGAGCACATCGTTTCTACTACCGGAGTGCCACGGGGAAATGGACAAGCGGAGCGAGTTAACCGGACGGCTATAGAAATGCTGGCGAAACTATCGACAGAAGATCCGTCAAAATGGTTTAAGTGGGTGAACCGAGTGCAACGTGCGATAAATGCGTATTATCATTCAACAACGGGCAAAACACCGTTTGAACTGATGTTTGGcgtgaagatgaaaaatagcagtgATGATCAGCTGagggaaattataaataaagaatGGTATGAATATCATGATAACGTAAGGCAGGAATTGCGAAAAGACGCTCGTATTGCTATAGAACAAGCGCAGCGGCGCTACAAGGATCAATTCGATAAGAAACGAAAACCTGCGTCAGGGTATAAGCTAGGAGAGTTGGTAGCTATCAAACGAACGCAATTTGTTGCTGGTAAGAAACTTGCCAGCGAATACTTGGGTCCCTACGAAATTATGCATGTAAACCGCAACGGGCGGTATCGCGTTAGGAAAGTAGGACTTGGCGAAGGACCGCTAGAGACGAGTACAAGTGAAGATAATATGAGGCTATGGGCTTATGCGTTAACAGCAGAAGAGGGAGATGATGAAGATCAAGGGTCTGACTTCAATCAGGACGACCGGatgtaa